DNA sequence from the Bradyrhizobium diazoefficiens genome:
CACGCGATAGAGCTGCTGCTCGACAACAGCCCATCCTCCGATGTCGCCCGCCAACATAAGGGGCGTACCGCTGCTGGCTGCAGCAGCCAGCGACACGCCATTGCTGGCAAGCTGCAGATCGGAAAACGATCCGAAGTGACGCCACCCACCGAGCTTGATCTGACCGGCCAGATTGGGATCGCCCTTCCTATTGTTCCAGGCATACTGGATTTGGCCGAGGAGAAGGGGAGGATCGTTGACGCGGAAATTGACGCCGTACCTGTCGCGTTCCTGCGGATCGCCGGGCCCGGGCCCTGCCTGGTTGCCATCAAACACGCCGCCGAGAACAGATAGCTGATCGGTCATGTTGACCAGCAGGCGGGTGCCCATTGCCGCCAATGGCGGTGAGGGGCCGCCGCTTGGCAGGTCCAGCGATGTGATCGCCGGCCAGCCCATCGAAGCGTTGGTGAAGACGTCGGTGTATTTCGTATTGAAGAACTCGCTGTCGGCTGCGAGCTGACCGAATTTGAGCGACACCTTCTTGTCGCCCCATTGCTTCTCGAAATAGGCCTCGTACAGCCGCGTGGACGGCAGTGCTTCAATGCCGCTGACAACCAAAAAATTGTCGAGATAGTTGCGCGACAGGCCTTGGCCGTGAATCTGGAACATGTTGGCGTGAAAGGTCAGCTTGTCGATGCCGGCAAGCTTCTGCAGATCGGCGTCGACCGCCAAATTTAGCCGGCCTTCGTAGATGGCGCCTTGCTTGAGGCCGCCCGAGATATTCCCGAGCGTCTCGCCAATGTAAGTCGCGGCGAACTTGACTCCATATTTTTGAAGGGGATTCGGCAAAAGTCCAAGCGTCTTTTCTTCAACCGTGCTTTCGCCGGTGTCGGGATCAGCGGGCTTGTCCTCGTCGGTCTTTTTGTCCTCCTGTGCACCAGCATGTGAGCCCGCAAGCAGGCTGGCAAGAGCCACGGCCTGTATTAGGCACTTGGCTGACTTGCTCAATTCGAACCGCAACAAGATGCAGACCCGTGAAATGGGGAGATTGGGCGCGGACCGGGCAACCACCTAAGCGGCGTCCCGGGATTGCGGGCAGAATCCATACCTGCCTCGCGTCACAATGCACCTCCCAGGCCCCTCGCGCATCTAAGATTTATTGATGTTCTGGCGCTCTACCTCGACAAACGTTTGATGGCCTTGAGGGCGCGCCTGGGGCCGTGCCACCCCAGGAACTTGAGTTCCTTGTTCTCGAGCACGTCGGTGGCACGGAAGAATTCCTCGAGTTCATCTCGCGCGCGGGAAGGCAGATGGCGGATGTCCGTGAGGTCCGTTTCGAGCGGTGACCGGTCGGGTACCGCGAACAGGCGATCGTTGCGCTCCCGCTTGCCATTGCTCTTCTGCTCCACTTCCAGAATACCGACTGGTTTGCATTTGAGAACGACGCCGGGGTAGGTGCGCGCATCATGTATGATCAGGATGTCGAGCGGATCTCCATCCTGAGCTTTCGTCGAAGGGATGAAGCCCCAATCGTAGGGATAGCTGAGCCCCGCCATCAGCGGCTTTGCGAGGGTGAAAATGCGGAATTTCGGATCAAAGTCCAGCTTGCACGTGCTCGACCGCGGAGTTTCAACGACTGCGAACACGTGTTCATCGTCTGCCCACGTCGGAAGCTTCAGAACATTGGTCATCTCGTGCGGTATCCATACACTCTCATACCTTCCGGGCTGTTTGTGAACTGAAGCAAGTCGATGATTGTTCCAGATCTCGTTACGTGCCGTGCCGCAGCTCTTGGAACCGTCAGCGACAGGATGACGTTGCCTGCGAAAAATCATGGGAGGATCGCATGGCAAAGGCCAGTGAAGAACGCATTCGGGAACGCGCCCACCGACTGTGGGAGCTCGCAGGTAAGCCCGAGGGCCGCCAAGATGAGTTTTGGCGAGAAGCCGAACGCGAATTGTCGAAGGATCCAGGTGAAAATCCCGACGAATCCTCCGGGACCTTCACCGAATAGCGGCGAACCGGGGCTCACGAAGGGCACGCGTCAATCGACCGCCTCGAGCAATGGGAGCTTCGGTCGCGGTCTGAGCGTTAGCGGCAACGTCATCACTGGTGAGCATGTACCACCGCCGATTTCGGCGGCGGCAGTGACATGTGTATCGATGATGAACGCTTGGTGGTCAACGTTTGGGGAGTGACGCCATTACCTCGCCCGCGTCTCCGTCCTCGAGGCAAGGCGTGACGGTCAACGGGAGCAGGTCAGACCATTGCGCGAGCCAACGATACATGGCTTTTGGATCACTCGATTCAGAGATCGCAAATCCCTGTCCATTCATGCCATGCCAACGACCCAGCATCTTGACGCCCTCGGGTGGCGCGCCACCGGTCTCCAGAAAGCGGGCGACGGCTGCATTGAAGGTGCCTTGGGGTACGCTCCAGGTGGTTATGAATTTCATGCGATTCTCCCATCACTAGAATTATCGGATGAAGGTCGCGGCTGTGCCGCATACGCAGGATAGCGCCGGCGTCTCGAATAACAACGGCGAATGAACAGGTGCGTCGGTTTGATCCAACGCGCCGTCCTCGGGCACGGCCGCGATCCTTCCGGCGCACGGCAATCGCATTTGAAATATTCACAGCAGGTCGTGGAAGCTTTGGCACCGAAAGCGCGGACGTCATATGCGGTTGCCTTGCCTTCCGGCGCAGAGCGGACCTGCAAACCGTAAGACGGCTATTTGCCGTCGTTCCAGATGTCGGTGGCGAGCTTCCAGTCGTCTCCGACTTTCTCCCACACAACGACATATTTGCCAGTCACCTCCTGCGGTGCCGATCCCTTGGTCTTCAGGACGAACGTGCCGATCTCGCGTGCCGCGGAAGAGCCAAGGGGTTTGACATCCACCGTTGTGAGCTTCGGATCGGTCACTTGTTCAGCCATACCTTTCCACATTGCCTCGATGGCTGTTCGGCCCTTCACCATCGCGGAGCCGGGCGGGAATGCGATCGCATCGGCGCTGTAGAGGGACGCAATCCCTGAAAAATCGCCCTTGTTGAACAGTTCGATCCATTTCGCATTGTTCGCGTCAATCTCGGCCTTCTGGGCCAAAGCCGGAGCGCTCAACGAGATCACGATTGTCATCACCGATGCTATGTTGCGCATGATCATCTCCAGATCCAATGTACGATGCGGATGCAGGGAAGTCGTCTGTCTCGAAGTGGGTGCGTTGAATGACGCATCCCAGACCGGGTCAGGCGCAACAGCAATTCCGGGGAACTACCGTCAGCATCATTGACGAGCTGTGGAGATTGCAAGCGGGCGCAATGCGCAAAAGCGGCAGCAAATTTGACGCCGGACGACATCGCCGGTAGCGGAAATGTCGTCGGGCAAAATACTCTGTCAATCCCTTCGTGCAAAAGGATTCCCGTTTACATAATTTCGGAAATAGCGCATGTTGTGCGCACCCCGCCCGCCACGAGGGCGCGTAGCCCCGATCTAGATACCCGGCTTTTCAGCGGCATCCAGAGCCCGGTGCGCAGCGGCGAGGCCCTTCTCGAAATCATCTATGAGGCCCACATCAGGCCAGGCTGGCTGATCGCACCTTATTTTCAATATGTGGTCCGCACCTCCGACGGCATCCCGAATCCCAACGATCCGGCCGGCGTGGCGCGGATCGGTGACGCCGCGGTGTTTGGCGTCAGCATCACGATCAGGTACTAGGCCATAGCAGGCTTCGGTTGCGGTTTTGGCTGCCGCGATAGTGCCAGCACCATCAGCGAAGCGAACACGCAGAGCGCGCCGGCGACGAAGAAGGCGGGCAGGTAGCTTTGCAGCAGCGTCCGCGACAGGCCCGCGCCGAACGCGGCCGTGCCGGCGCCGAGCTGGTGACCGGCAAAAATCCAGCCGAATACCAGATTGGCGCGTTCGGGTCCGAATTTTTGCGCGGTCAGGCGGACCGTCGGCGGCACGGTCGCGATCCAGTCGAGGCCGTAGAACATCGCGAAGATCGACAGTCCATAGAACGAGAAGTCGCTGAAGGGCAGGAAGATCAGCGAAAGCCCGCGCAGGCCGTAGTACCAGAACAGCAGGAAGCGATTGTCGTAACGGTCCGACAGCCAGCCCGACATGATGGTGCCGAAGAAGTCGAAGATGCCCATCGCCGCCAGCAGGCTCGCCGCCTGCACCTGCGGGATGCCGAAATCGAGGCACATCGGAATCAGGTGCACCTGCACGAGGCCGTTGGTCGAGGCGCCACAGACGAAGAAGGTCGCAAACAGGATCCAGAACGCACTCGACTTCGAGGCATCGCGCAGCGTGCCGAGCGCAACGGCCGTGATCGAACCGTGGCTGACGGGCGCGGGCAAAGGCTCGGTGCCTTCGTCGCCGAAGGGACGCAAGCCCACATCGCTCGGCCGGTCGCGCATGATGAGCAAGACCGCCGTCGCAGAAACGCCGAGCATGATGCAGACGAAGCCGAGTGCGAGACGCCAGCCGAAGCGCTCGGTGAGGCTCGCCAGCAGCGGGAGGAATACGAGCTGCCCGGTGGCGACGCTCGCGGTCATGATGCCGATGACGAGGCCGCGCCTTGCTGCGAACCAGCGGGTTGCGATGGTGGCGCCCAGCACTA
Encoded proteins:
- a CDS encoding carbohydrate porin, which gives rise to MALASLLAGSHAGAQEDKKTDEDKPADPDTGESTVEEKTLGLLPNPLQKYGVKFAATYIGETLGNISGGLKQGAIYEGRLNLAVDADLQKLAGIDKLTFHANMFQIHGQGLSRNYLDNFLVVSGIEALPSTRLYEAYFEKQWGDKKVSLKFGQLAADSEFFNTKYTDVFTNASMGWPAITSLDLPSGGPSPPLAAMGTRLLVNMTDQLSVLGGVFDGNQAGPGPGDPQERDRYGVNFRVNDPPLLLGQIQYAWNNRKGDPNLAGQIKLGGWRHFGSFSDLQLASNGVSLAAAASSGTPLMLAGDIGGWAVVEQQLYRVPKSDDRGIGVFARISGAPADRNLIDLYADAGFEFVGLSDKRPDDKFGIAAGYAHVSKRAQALDADYRAMIGSSWPMRSFEALLTAVYQHQIRDGWTLQPNFQYIIHPGGGATDPLGPAPGKALKNAVVLGLRTTLKF
- a CDS encoding inorganic diphosphatase; amino-acid sequence: MTNVLKLPTWADDEHVFAVVETPRSSTCKLDFDPKFRIFTLAKPLMAGLSYPYDWGFIPSTKAQDGDPLDILIIHDARTYPGVVLKCKPVGILEVEQKSNGKRERNDRLFAVPDRSPLETDLTDIRHLPSRARDELEEFFRATDVLENKELKFLGWHGPRRALKAIKRLSR
- a CDS encoding DUF2934 domain-containing protein gives rise to the protein MAKASEERIRERAHRLWELAGKPEGRQDEFWREAERELSKDPGENPDESSGTFTE
- a CDS encoding DUF3303 family protein; translation: MKFITTWSVPQGTFNAAVARFLETGGAPPEGVKMLGRWHGMNGQGFAISESSDPKAMYRWLAQWSDLLPLTVTPCLEDGDAGEVMASLPKR
- a CDS encoding DUF4440 domain-containing protein produces the protein MIMRNIASVMTIVISLSAPALAQKAEIDANNAKWIELFNKGDFSGIASLYSADAIAFPPGSAMVKGRTAIEAMWKGMAEQVTDPKLTTVDVKPLGSSAAREIGTFVLKTKGSAPQEVTGKYVVVWEKVGDDWKLATDIWNDGK
- a CDS encoding carbohydrate porin; protein product: MRTPPATRARSPDLDTRLFSGIQSPVRSGEALLEIIYEAHIRPGWLIAPYFQYVVRTSDGIPNPNDPAGVARIGDAAVFGVSITIRY
- a CDS encoding MFS transporter, coding for MISNWLSAALGRRNIHYGWVMVGVTFFAALISAGTVGAPGVFIVPLQKEFGWSTAEISSALSIRFILFGLMAPFAAALLNRYGLRNVTLTAQLIVVSALVASLGMTQVWQLVALWGVVIGIGTGMTALVLGATIATRWFAARRGLVIGIMTASVATGQLVFLPLLASLTERFGWRLALGFVCIMLGVSATAVLLIMRDRPSDVGLRPFGDEGTEPLPAPVSHGSITAVALGTLRDASKSSAFWILFATFFVCGASTNGLVQVHLIPMCLDFGIPQVQAASLLAAMGIFDFFGTIMSGWLSDRYDNRFLLFWYYGLRGLSLIFLPFSDFSFYGLSIFAMFYGLDWIATVPPTVRLTAQKFGPERANLVFGWIFAGHQLGAGTAAFGAGLSRTLLQSYLPAFFVAGALCVFASLMVLALSRQPKPQPKPAMA